The Anolis carolinensis isolate JA03-04 chromosome 1, rAnoCar3.1.pri, whole genome shotgun sequence genome window below encodes:
- the sdc1 gene encoding syndecan-1 has translation MVLRRARILGAVLLCFQAAAVLSQLADTSLPPEDQDSSGDDDDAFSGSGAVPSEYPVVTWNVPLQESSNVSLVPPASTDSGDHQPEVQRTDNPTEDYTTAPVSTISMAVFPVIDHVPDKLKEAVEDGGLHPPSEHVMTTPTVTTTSIPVSHHISTVRISTTQTPTTGKIPEPEIYHDVRHIPFPDKNIPASDTVPPSERSLYTTSLPTTSSTVQKDISSPPEEIVRSDDGSGDVGDFVFPQLDENPVIEEEPALTNRGMDIPKDEKSEAAAQGILDRKEVLGGVIAGGLVGLLFAGFLVGFMLYRMKKKDEGSYSLDEPKQSNGGYQKPQKQEEFYA, from the exons CAACTAGCTGATACCAGTCTCCCTCCTGAAGATCAGGACTCatctggtgatgatgatgatgctttttCTGGCTCTGGTGCAG TTCCTTCAGAATATCCAGTGGTTACCTGGAATGTTCCGCTACAAGAAAGCTCAAATGTCTCACTGGTGCCTCCGGCGTCTACTGATTCGGGAGATCACCAGCCTGAGGTCCAGAGAACAGACAACCCTACAGAAGACTACACAACAGCACCTGTATCTACAATAAGCATGGCTGTGTTTCCAGTAATTGATCATGTGCCTGACAAACTAAAAGAAGCAGTTGAAGATGGTGGCCTGCACCCACCTTCTGAACATGTGATGACAACGCCCACAGTTACAACTACAAGCATCCCAGTATCCCACCACATTTCCACAGTCAGAATTTCAACCACTCAAACTCCTACCACAGGGAAAATTCCTGAGCCTGAGATCTACCATGATGTCCGCCACATACCCTTCCCTGATAAAAACATCCCTGCTTCAGATACTGTGCCTCCTAGTGAGAGAAGTCTGTATACTACTAGTCTACCTACAACATCATCTACTGTTCAGAAGGATATATCTTCTCCGCCTGAAGAAATAGTACGATCTGATGATGGTTCGGGTGATGTG GGAGATTTTGTATTTCCACAACTTGATGAAAATCCAGTAATAGAAGAAGAACCTGCACTAACTAATAGAGGAATGGATATACCAAAGGATGAAAAATCTGAAGCAGCTGCACAAGGAATATTGGACAGAAAAGAAGTTCTAGGAG GGGTCATTGCTGGTGGACTAGTAGGCTTGCTGTTTGCTGGATTCTTGGTTGGATTCATGTTGTACAGAATGAAGAAAAAAGATGAAGGAAGCTATTCACTGGATGAGCCAAAACAGTCAAATGGAGGGTATCAAAAACCACAAAAACAGGAAGAATTCTATGCGTGA